Proteins encoded by one window of Pelecanus crispus isolate bPelCri1 chromosome 8, bPelCri1.pri, whole genome shotgun sequence:
- the STC2 gene encoding stanniocalcin-2, which yields MCAELRGKLLALALLLASARAAAGTEATHPPEGPQDRTPQQKGRLSLQNTAEIQHCLVNAGDVGCGVFECFENNSCEIRGLHEICMTFLHNAGKFDAQGKSFIKDALKCKAHALRHKFSCISRKCPAIKEMVFQLQRECYLKHDLCSAAKENVQVIVEMIHFKDLLQHEPYVDLVNILLTCGEEVKKAITRSVQAQCEQNWGSLCSILSFCTSAVHGDAILGPEKKLGEASKAAAGRGDMLAHSDSDHRESSRASKGERGTKGHLNAHARVKAGGHGPKGAHGIMDRADELSEFSDIRR from the exons ATGTGCGCGGAGCTCCGCGGCAAgctgctggccctggccctgctgctcgCCAgcgcccgggcggcggcgggcactGAGGCCACCCACCCGCCGGAGGGGCCGCAGGACAGGACCCCGCAGCAGAAGGGGCGCCTGTCCCTGCAGAACACAG CTGAAATCCAGCACTGCCTGGTTAATGCTGGCGATGTGGGATGTGGAGTGTTTGAATGCTTTGAAAACAATTCTTGCGAGATCCGAGGCTTACACGAGATCTGCATGACATTCCTGCACAACGCTGGAAAATTTGATGCCCAG ggAAAATCCTTCATTAAAGACGCTCTGAAGTGTAAGGCTCATGCCTTGAGGCATAAATTCAGCTGCATCAGCCGTAAGTGCCCTGCCATTAAAGAGATGGTGTTCCAGTTACAGCGGGAGTGCTACCTGAAGCATGACCTCTGCTCCGCTGCCAAGGAGAACGTCCAGGTCATTGTGGAGATGATTCACTTCAAAGACCTGCTGCAGCATGA GCCATATGTTGACCTAGTGAATATCCTGCTCACCTGTGGCGAGGAGGTGAAAAAGGCAATAACACGAAGTGTCCAGGCCCAGTGCGAACAGAACTGGGGAAGCCTGTGCTCCATCCTGAGCTTCTGCACCTCGGCTGTACACGGTGACGCCATCCTGGGTCCCGAGAAGAAGCTGGGTGAagccagcaaagctgctgctggccgCGGGGACATGCTGGCCCACTCTGACTCCGACCACAGGGAGAGCTCGCGAGCATCTAAGGGAGAGAGAGGTACTAAGGGCCACTTGAACGCCCATGCCCGGGTGAAAGCTGGGGGCCACGGTCCCAAAGGGGCACATGGGATCATGGACCGGGCAGACGAACTGTCCGAATTCTCTGACATCCGGAGGTGA